In Cololabis saira isolate AMF1-May2022 chromosome 4, fColSai1.1, whole genome shotgun sequence, one DNA window encodes the following:
- the txndc17 gene encoding thioredoxin domain-containing protein 17, giving the protein MAPCEEVNVRGYDEFCKAVSERKDKTIFAYFSGDKDAAGKSWCPDCVKAEPVVRGELTHISDESVFIYCQVGERAYWKDPNNDFKKTLKLTGVPTLLKYNTPQKLVEEQCLKADLVRMMFTED; this is encoded by the exons ATGGCCCCTTGCGAGGAAGTAAATGTGCGCGGGTACGATGAGTTCTGCAAGGCTGTGTCTgagaggaaagacaagacaatctTTGCCTATTTTTCAGGTGATAAAGACGCTGCAGGAAAGAGCTGGTGTCCCGACTGTGTCAAAG cTGAACCCGTTGTAAGAGGAGAATTGACTCATATTTCCGACGAGTCTGTCTTCATCTACTGCCAAGTTGGAGAACGAGCTTA CTGGAAAGACCCAAATAATGACTTCAAGAAGACGCTGAAGTTGACCGGAGTTCCCACCCTGCTGAAATATAACACA CCTCAGAAGCTGGTTGAGGAGCAGTGCCTTAAAGCAGATCTGGTGAGGATGATGTTCACTGAAGATTGA